The window AGGTCTTCGAACGACTCGAACGGCCCGTAGCGCTTCCGCTCTTCGAGAATCTTGTCCCGGAGTTTCTTCCCGATGCCGGGGAGCAAGTTGAGTTGGTGCAGGCGAAGCGTGATGGGTTGGGCGTCGTTGTAGAAGTCGACGAAGCGCGCTTCGTTGGCGTCGACGATGTCTGCGACGACGTACTCTAACTCGGAGTCCGCCGTGTTTGAGAGGTCGCCGTAGGACAACCGCTCGACCTGCCTGACGGTTTCGCGGTCTGCAACCGGTGACACAACGACGCGGTCACCGATGCTCACGTCTGCGTCTTCCGCCAGCGTCAACTCGAGGAGGCGGAAATTCGACTCGTCGAGTGCGTACGCGATGGGGTCGGCGTCGAACCGCCGTCTGCCGTCGTCTTGACGCCCGTGCCGAAGTACGTCGAGCAAGACGGCGTACTCGACCGTTGCCTCGGCGTCATCGCTCTCCGATGCAGTCATGTCAGTAGATACGACGAGGCGCTATTTAAATAGTTGGCCGCGTCGTCGCCCGTTCAGACGTACTTGGCGACGACGTTGAGAATCTCGTCGAGTTCGTCGCCAGAGAGTGCGTACCGTTGCTGGGCGAACACCGCACGCAGTTCGTCGCGGGACTCCGGCAGGAGGTCCGCGATTTTGATTGCGGTGGGGCCGTCGACCTTCTCGAGTTCGGCGAGCTCCTCGACGAGTTCGCGAGATTCCTCGGGGTCGAGGTGGGCGAACCGGTTGACGTGTTCGATTGCA is drawn from Haloferax litoreum and contains these coding sequences:
- a CDS encoding DUF655 domain-containing protein is translated as MTASESDDAEATVEYAVLLDVLRHGRQDDGRRRFDADPIAYALDESNFRLLELTLAEDADVSIGDRVVVSPVADRETVRQVERLSYGDLSNTADSELEYVVADIVDANEARFVDFYNDAQPITLRLHQLNLLPGIGKKLRDKILEERKRYGPFESFEDLQERVSGLHHPKEVVVERILEELHGNDVKYKTFVRNDQ
- a CDS encoding RNA polymerase Rpb4 family protein; this translates as MTIFKEKLDEEYLTTSEVKELLAEVEAERAADEEREMRYELARAIEHVNRFAHLDPEESRELVEELAELEKVDGPTAIKIADLLPESRDELRAVFAQQRYALSGDELDEILNVVAKYV